Proteins encoded in a region of the Planococcus citri chromosome 1, ihPlaCitr1.1, whole genome shotgun sequence genome:
- the LOC135846607 gene encoding uncharacterized protein LOC135846607 has translation MSNPEPSQPQPTIAELMMEIQQLRNVQAQIQNNRPAQGPAPAAIAPIVVPPAAENEIQNQIIPPANQLDAAALYAQPVLEDPGLPQGQQRGSYHDHPRGGRGGRGGRGGSSHPHRERTIPYRISIPPEITREVDRAVYCARNLLNKISQAQGQLFAESPSSDNN, from the exons ATG tccaaTCCAGAACCATCCCAGCCCCAGCCCACTATCGCTGAATTAATGATGGAAATCCAACAACTAAGAAATGTACAAGCTCAGATTCAGAACAACCGTCCGGCACAGGGTCCGGCACCGGCTGCTATTGCTCCGATAGTAGTACCACCAGCAGCTGAGAATGAGATTCAGAATCAGATTATACCACCGGCGAATCAGCTTGATGCTGCTGCTTTATACGCGCAGCCTGTTCTCGAAGACCCCGGCCTGCCGCAAGGACAGCAACGAGGATCATACCACGATCACCCGCGTGGTGGACGGGGTGGGCGCGGTGGGCGAGGTGGATCATCGCATCCGCATCGCGAAAGAACAATTCCGTACAGAATTTCAATTCCGCCAGAAATT ACAAGAGAGGTGGATAGGGCCGTTTACTGCGCCAGaaatttattgaacaaaatCAGCCAAGCACAGGGCCAGCTGTTTGCAGAGTCGCCGTCATCGGATAATAACTGA